The genomic interval ACCTCACTCGGCTTGGGTGCGGTGGCGGTTGGGGCTTTTTTTGATGAGGCGCTCAATCACCTGCTCGAACTAGATGGAATTGAGGAAGCAGCGCTTTACCTGGTTAGTGTGGGACAGATAGCCACCGAGAGCCAAAAGTTTGGGGGGAGGTGAGCCAAAACTCGGCAGCATTTTTGCACTTCCTCTTGGCCTCCGATTGGAGATCGGGCCTTGAGTGTGTTTGTTGAATTCGCCAACCGGATCTGAGAAGAGTTCGGGCTATTCCACAAGCATCAGCAGATTTCTTACACTAGAGGAAACAAAAGTTCCCGCTCCATGGTACGCCAACTATTTCTCCTAGTCATTCTTGTTTTAGCTGCTTGTAGTAATGTTTCCGCTAGCTCTTATCCAACTGTAGAAGTGATCAGTGTGAGTGATGGCGACACCATAACGGTCAAAGAAAACGGCTCAAAAACTACTGTCAGATTAGCTTGTATTGATGCTCCAGAAAGGTTACAGAAGGGGGGAACTGCTTCTACTAACTACCTGAAAAAGTACATCGCAGCCGGAAAAACCGTTGGTCTTAGAAAAGTGACGACTGACCGTTCTGGCAGAACCGTTGGCGAAATTTATCGAAATGGCGATTCACTGAATTTAATCATGGTTCAACGAGGACAAGCGGTTGTTGATGAGCGCTATCTTGATGCCTGTTCAGATCGAAAAAAACAATTTCTACAAGCCGAACAACGAGCTCAATCATCTAACTTAGGATTTTGGAAGCAGCCAAATGTTATGCCTTGGGAGTATCGCCAAGGGATACGGGAAAATTCTTCAACATCAAATTCAGAAAACAATGTATCAAGCTTACCAAGCTGCATTGAAAGTGACAGTGATTGTTCTGATTTGGCTCTCAGTAACGGACAAAA from Cyanobacteria bacterium GSL.Bin1 carries:
- a CDS encoding micrococcal nuclease-like nuclease, whose translation is MVRQLFLLVILVLAACSNVSASSYPTVEVISVSDGDTITVKENGSKTTVRLACIDAPERLQKGGTASTNYLKKYIAAGKTVGLRKVTTDRSGRTVGEIYRNGDSLNLIMVQRGQAVVDERYLDACSDRKKQFLQAEQRAQSSNLGFWKQPNVMPWEYRQGIRENSSTSNSENNVSSLPSCIESDSDCSDLALSNGQKIKRAVAK